A window of the Halorussus pelagicus genome harbors these coding sequences:
- the sugE gene encoding quaternary ammonium compound efflux SMR transporter SugE yields the protein MSWYVLLVAGLFEIAWAVGLEYSDGLSKPVPTAATVLALVVSMVLLARAVENLPVGTAYAVWTGIGAVGTATLGIVLFEEPADLARIGFIGVIVVGIVGLHASSGGH from the coding sequence ATGTCGTGGTACGTCCTTCTCGTCGCGGGCCTGTTCGAAATCGCGTGGGCAGTCGGGTTGGAATACTCCGACGGTCTCTCGAAACCGGTGCCGACCGCCGCCACCGTCCTCGCCCTCGTGGTCAGCATGGTCCTGCTGGCGAGAGCGGTCGAGAACTTGCCCGTCGGAACCGCCTACGCGGTCTGGACCGGCATCGGGGCCGTCGGCACCGCGACGCTCGGCATCGTCCTGTTCGAAGAACCGGCCGACCTCGCGCGAATCGGATTCATCGGCGTCATCGTCGTCGGCATCGTCGGACTGCACGCCTCCTCGGGCGGGCACTGA
- a CDS encoding M24 family metallopeptidase yields MGFYQRDFMEGTRGTMGVDWEERIDFQRMRRERKERALERLQETEMGSMLLIDDPNVRYVTGLAMTGGSGADHYTLLTEDGDVVHWDTADHASNQRFNCPWLDDIRYAVPGLGNVPRASGRDSARNWLKGKMADLVVEAMEEYGVHKEPMGIDVGNQALVSEFENRGVEVRPGDCAQVMEDARKVKTRDEIECLRQVAAICEAGFQRIKETAKPGMRESEVWGEATKELWRLGAMAQGGYVTSGPNTWPKHQANTTDRVIRPGDLVYADFYNIGFMGYRSCYYRTFSIGEPTQAQQDAYRKARDDLYDVLERIEPGATTDEICRGFPDEEGEQMDWYGADEFWEMTTNHWAHGLGLQLYEVPLIWRGLSPDHPIEIEEGMTMAVETMRPADRQGVRVEEMVVVRENGVEILSQWPVEEMTTIEH; encoded by the coding sequence ATGGGATTTTATCAACGCGATTTCATGGAGGGCACTCGCGGCACGATGGGCGTCGATTGGGAGGAGCGCATCGACTTCCAGCGCATGCGACGCGAGCGCAAGGAGCGGGCGCTCGAACGCTTGCAGGAGACCGAGATGGGGAGCATGCTCCTGATAGACGACCCCAACGTCCGCTACGTCACCGGCCTCGCCATGACCGGTGGGAGCGGGGCCGACCACTACACCCTGCTCACCGAGGACGGCGACGTGGTCCACTGGGACACTGCCGACCACGCAAGCAACCAGCGGTTCAACTGCCCGTGGCTTGACGACATCCGCTACGCGGTCCCCGGACTGGGGAACGTCCCGCGGGCCTCTGGTCGTGACTCGGCGCGCAACTGGCTCAAAGGCAAGATGGCCGACCTCGTGGTCGAGGCGATGGAGGAGTACGGCGTCCACAAGGAACCGATGGGCATCGACGTGGGCAATCAGGCCCTCGTCTCCGAGTTCGAGAACCGGGGCGTCGAGGTTCGACCCGGCGACTGCGCGCAGGTCATGGAGGACGCCCGGAAGGTCAAGACCCGCGACGAAATCGAGTGTCTGCGACAGGTCGCGGCTATCTGCGAGGCCGGATTCCAGCGAATCAAAGAGACCGCCAAGCCCGGCATGCGCGAGTCGGAGGTCTGGGGCGAGGCGACGAAGGAACTCTGGCGACTCGGCGCGATGGCCCAGGGTGGCTACGTCACCTCCGGGCCGAACACCTGGCCCAAGCATCAGGCCAACACGACCGACCGCGTGATTCGGCCGGGCGACCTCGTTTACGCCGATTTCTACAACATCGGTTTCATGGGCTATCGGTCCTGTTACTACCGGACCTTCAGCATCGGCGAACCCACCCAAGCCCAGCAGGACGCCTACAGGAAGGCCCGCGACGACCTCTACGACGTGTTGGAACGCATCGAACCGGGCGCGACGACCGACGAAATCTGTCGGGGCTTCCCCGACGAGGAGGGCGAACAGATGGACTGGTACGGTGCCGACGAGTTCTGGGAGATGACCACGAACCACTGGGCGCACGGACTCGGTCTCCAACTCTACGAAGTGCCGCTCATCTGGCGCGGTCTCTCGCCCGACCACCCCATCGAAATCGAGGAGGGGATGACGATGGCCGTCGAGACGATGCGGCCCGCGGACCGTCAGGGCGTCCGCGTCGAAGAGATGGTCGTCGTCCGCGAGAACGGCGTCGAGATTCTGAGCCAGTGGCCCGTCGAGGAGATGACGACCATCGAGCACTGA
- a CDS encoding helix-turn-helix domain-containing protein has translation MDKLDGVSFPTLRDQLDAAESAKATKRLMVAIAYKDGVSVSVLSERYGVPESTLYYWLDRIAQKPLSEAVEDDDRPGRPSELTADERAAVFDALADDPAAYGFESSSWTPDLVREFIEREYGVSYSLGHVRRLIRDAEVPV, from the coding sequence ATGGACAAGCTCGACGGCGTCTCCTTCCCGACGCTACGGGACCAACTCGACGCGGCCGAGAGCGCGAAGGCAACCAAGCGCCTGATGGTTGCCATCGCGTACAAGGACGGCGTGTCGGTCTCGGTCCTCTCGGAACGGTACGGTGTCCCGGAATCGACGCTCTACTACTGGCTCGACCGCATCGCCCAGAAACCCCTCTCGGAGGCGGTCGAGGACGACGATCGGCCGGGCCGCCCCTCGGAACTCACTGCCGACGAGCGCGCGGCGGTGTTCGACGCGCTCGCGGACGACCCCGCCGCGTACGGGTTCGAGTCTTCGTCGTGGACGCCCGACCTCGTCCGGGAATTCATCGAGCGCGAGTACGGCGTCTCCTACTCTCTCGGCCACGTCCGACGCCTGATTCGGGACGCCGAGGTTCCGGTCTGA
- a CDS encoding LLM class flavin-dependent oxidoreductase translates to MEIGTGLFTCQRRPDDDRTTGAIYDEMLTLGRAIDESGLASAWVSEHHFAADGYLSATMPTLGALAAETENIKLGTCIALAPLYDGVRLAEDAATVDLLADGRLTLGLAIGSNPTEFEEFGVPREERVERMRDTTDLLRAAWSEGPLEYDAEFHDVSPDVSVTPKPDGEIPVMYGGSAKPAVRRAARVADAWCAPSALSVAGVRKRVEDIRSVREEENLDREFQIYVLQHGFVGDSKEDAWEQMKDGYFYIQRRYAEIFSGEEVAELDDERKRELKEQAVFGTPEQVIDQLETYRDALGDDVHFVFRTYHPGIGTDRMVECVERLGEEVVPHFE, encoded by the coding sequence ATGGAAATCGGGACCGGACTGTTCACCTGCCAGCGGCGACCCGACGACGACCGGACGACGGGAGCGATATACGACGAGATGCTGACGCTCGGCCGGGCCATCGACGAGTCGGGCCTCGCCAGCGCGTGGGTTTCGGAGCATCACTTCGCGGCGGACGGCTACCTCTCGGCGACGATGCCGACGCTCGGCGCGCTCGCGGCCGAGACCGAGAACATCAAACTCGGCACCTGCATCGCGCTCGCGCCGCTGTACGACGGCGTGCGACTCGCCGAGGACGCCGCGACGGTGGACCTGCTGGCGGACGGCCGACTCACGCTCGGTCTCGCCATCGGGTCGAACCCGACGGAGTTCGAGGAGTTCGGCGTCCCCCGCGAGGAGCGCGTCGAGCGCATGCGCGACACGACCGACCTGCTCCGGGCGGCGTGGTCGGAGGGACCGTTAGAGTACGACGCCGAGTTCCACGACGTGTCGCCCGACGTGAGCGTGACGCCCAAACCGGACGGCGAGATTCCCGTGATGTACGGCGGGTCAGCGAAACCCGCGGTCCGGCGCGCCGCGCGCGTCGCCGACGCGTGGTGCGCGCCCTCGGCGCTCTCGGTGGCGGGTGTCCGCAAGCGCGTCGAGGACATCCGAAGCGTCCGCGAGGAGGAGAACCTCGATAGAGAGTTCCAAATCTACGTCCTCCAACACGGCTTCGTCGGCGATTCGAAAGAAGACGCGTGGGAGCAGATGAAGGACGGCTACTTCTACATCCAGCGGCGTTACGCCGAGATTTTCTCCGGCGAGGAAGTCGCGGAACTCGACGACGAGCGCAAGCGAGAGTTGAAAGAGCAGGCCGTCTTCGGCACGCCCGAACAGGTAATCGACCAGTTGGAGACGTACCGCGACGCCCTCGGCGACGACGTTCACTTCGTCTTCCGGACCTACCACCCCGGAATCGGCACCGACCGGATGGTCGAGTGCGTCGAGCGACTGGGTGAGGAGGTCGTGCCGCACTTCGAGTAG
- a CDS encoding HalOD1 output domain-containing protein: MNRDTEDLTKRAPSLDRDGRAAYRVVSSGLDVSTTIIEAVTEVADCDRLADECILYDVVDPDALNRLFEDRGVGETGTTGRVVFELYGCRVEVRADGNHVVYEPENCEDSSASAAQSA, from the coding sequence ATGAACCGGGATACCGAGGACCTCACGAAGCGCGCGCCGTCGCTTGACCGAGATGGACGCGCGGCATACCGGGTAGTATCGAGCGGATTAGACGTTAGCACCACGATTATCGAGGCCGTGACCGAAGTCGCCGACTGCGACCGCCTTGCCGACGAGTGCATCCTCTACGACGTGGTGGACCCCGACGCGTTGAACCGGTTGTTCGAGGACAGAGGCGTCGGCGAGACGGGGACGACCGGACGAGTCGTCTTCGAACTGTACGGGTGTCGCGTGGAGGTCCGGGCCGACGGCAACCACGTCGTCTACGAACCCGAGAACTGTGAGGACTCGTCGGCATCCGCCGCGCAGTCGGCGTAA
- a CDS encoding cupin domain-containing protein: MRPSVWEFSAGERNNRHRHEEQEELYYVLDGEFLVTVESEDEERETFELDRNEVVVILPET, translated from the coding sequence ATGCGCCCGAGCGTCTGGGAGTTTTCGGCGGGCGAGCGGAACAACCGGCACCGCCACGAGGAGCAGGAAGAACTCTACTACGTCCTCGACGGCGAGTTCCTCGTGACCGTCGAAAGCGAGGACGAGGAGCGCGAAACCTTCGAACTCGACAGAAACGAGGTGGTCGTGATTCTGCCCGAGACGTGA
- the dgoD gene encoding galactonate dehydratase has protein sequence MEITDYELFEVPPRWLFLRLETSDGTVGWGEPVVEGRAHTVRAAVEELLDGYLLGEDPLRIEDHWQTLYRGGFYRGGPVLMSAIAGIDQALWDIKGKHFGAPVYELLGGKARDRIRVYQWIGGDRPADVGEAAREQVEAGFTALKMNATPELERVDSPAKIREAEERLAEVREAVGDEVDIGVDFHGRVAKSMAKRLAAALEPYEPMFVEEPVLPEHNDALPEIAAHTTTPIATGERMYSRWDFKEVFESQAVDVIQPDLSHAGGITEVKKIASMAEAYDVALAPHCPLGPIALASCVQVDACTPNALIQEQSLGIHYNETSDVLDYLADPSVFEYEDGYVELPEKPGLGIEIDESVVRERAGEVDWHNPVWRHDDGSVAEW, from the coding sequence ATGGAAATCACGGACTACGAGCTGTTCGAGGTCCCACCGAGATGGCTGTTCTTGCGCCTCGAAACCAGCGACGGCACCGTCGGGTGGGGCGAACCCGTGGTCGAAGGGCGAGCGCACACCGTCCGGGCCGCCGTCGAGGAGTTGCTCGACGGCTACCTGCTCGGCGAGGACCCGCTCCGAATCGAGGACCACTGGCAGACGCTCTATCGGGGCGGCTTCTACCGGGGCGGCCCGGTCCTGATGTCGGCCATCGCGGGCATCGACCAAGCGCTCTGGGACATCAAGGGCAAGCACTTCGGCGCGCCGGTCTACGAACTGCTGGGCGGGAAAGCCCGCGACCGCATCCGGGTCTACCAGTGGATCGGCGGCGACCGGCCCGCGGACGTGGGCGAGGCCGCGCGCGAGCAGGTCGAAGCGGGCTTCACGGCGCTGAAGATGAACGCGACGCCCGAACTGGAGCGGGTCGATTCGCCCGCGAAGATTCGGGAGGCCGAGGAGCGTCTGGCGGAGGTCCGCGAGGCCGTCGGCGACGAGGTGGATATCGGCGTCGATTTCCACGGGCGAGTCGCCAAGTCGATGGCGAAGCGACTCGCCGCCGCGCTCGAACCGTACGAGCCGATGTTCGTCGAGGAGCCAGTCCTGCCGGAACACAACGACGCGCTCCCGGAAATCGCGGCCCACACGACCACCCCCATCGCCACGGGCGAGCGGATGTACTCGCGGTGGGACTTCAAGGAGGTGTTCGAATCGCAAGCCGTGGACGTGATTCAACCGGACTTGAGCCACGCCGGAGGCATCACCGAGGTCAAGAAAATCGCGTCGATGGCCGAGGCATACGACGTGGCGCTCGCGCCCCACTGTCCGCTCGGGCCTATTGCGCTGGCCTCCTGCGTGCAGGTCGATGCCTGCACGCCCAACGCCCTGATTCAGGAGCAGAGTCTCGGCATTCATTACAACGAGACGAGCGACGTGCTGGACTACCTCGCGGACCCCTCGGTGTTCGAGTACGAGGACGGCTACGTCGAGTTACCAGAGAAACCCGGACTCGGAATCGAAATCGACGAGTCGGTCGTCCGCGAGCGCGCGGGCGAGGTAGACTGGCACAACCCCGTCTGGCGACACGACGACGGGAGCGTCGCGGAGTGGTGA
- a CDS encoding EthD domain-containing protein, whose translation MYKHVALLVRQEGMTHEEFVDHWQNEHTPIARDIEGVARYQTVLPTDPENAEFDGIAELYFEELDDLHDALGSEGSRDYDPEKGKAKEAREDVDNFLDIKRRPRFIGEEIVQKDEVDGDTDGLYKHSAFLVRQEGMSHEEFVDYWQGNHTPIAREIDGVVRYATVLPTDPENAEFDGIAELYFEDVDKLYDALGSEGSRDYDPEKGKAKEAREDVNNFLAIDERPRFIGRETVQKDET comes from the coding sequence ATGTACAAGCACGTCGCCCTGCTCGTCCGACAGGAGGGGATGACCCACGAGGAGTTCGTGGACCACTGGCAGAACGAACACACCCCCATCGCCCGCGACATCGAGGGCGTCGCGCGCTACCAGACGGTCCTGCCCACAGACCCCGAGAACGCCGAGTTCGACGGCATCGCCGAACTCTACTTCGAGGAGTTAGACGACCTGCACGACGCGCTGGGAAGCGAGGGGTCGCGCGACTACGACCCCGAGAAGGGTAAAGCGAAAGAGGCCCGCGAGGACGTTGACAACTTCCTCGACATCAAGCGCCGACCGCGGTTCATCGGCGAGGAAATCGTCCAGAAAGACGAGGTAGACGGTGACACGGATGGTCTCTACAAACACTCAGCCTTCCTCGTCCGCCAAGAGGGGATGAGCCACGAGGAGTTCGTGGACTACTGGCAGGGCAACCACACACCCATCGCCCGCGAAATCGACGGCGTGGTCCGGTACGCCACCGTCCTGCCCACGGACCCAGAGAACGCCGAGTTCGACGGTATCGCGGAACTTTACTTCGAGGACGTGGACAAACTCTACGACGCACTGGGAAGCGAAGGGTCACGCGACTACGACCCCGAGAAGGGCAAGGCCAAGGAGGCCCGCGAGGACGTGAACAACTTCCTCGCTATCGACGAACGCCCGCGCTTCATCGGCCGAGAGACGGTCCAGAAAGACGAGACGTAG